A genomic region of Alligator mississippiensis isolate rAllMis1 chromosome 6, rAllMis1, whole genome shotgun sequence contains the following coding sequences:
- the ADRA2A gene encoding alpha-2A adrenergic receptor, with translation MLSLETPFTARGGHFAGSMEYQRQPGANGSLNGSTAGPRAGTPYPLHVTLALVGLAGLLMLVTVFGNVLVIIAVFTSRALKAPQNLFLVSLASADILVATLVIPFSLANEVMGYWYFGKVWCEIYLALDVLFCTSSIVHLCAISLDRYWSITQAIEYNLKRTPRRIKCIIVIVWVISAVISFPPLISIEKKSGQQADQRAAGCKINDEKWYIISSCIGSFFAPCLIMILVYMRIYQIAKSRTRVPPGRRGEPSEKRQNGLADKEAAPTTTKLNGEKAAGGEDQEREVNGLDMEETSSSEHQETHPSKKQEKPPRGKAKTKLSQIKPGDNLPQQAEEERNAKGSRWRGRQNREKRFTFVLAVVIGVFVVCWFPFFFTYTLTAVCKSCSVPETLFKFFFWFGYCNSSLNPVIYTIFNHDFRRAFKKILCRIDRKRIV, from the coding sequence ATGCTCAGCCTGGAGACCCCGTTCACGGCGCGTGGCGGGCACTTCGCGGGGTCCATGGAGTACCAGCGCCAGCCCGGCGCCAACGGGAGCCTCAACGGCAGCACGGCGGGGCCACGAGCGggcaccccctaccccctgcacGTCACGCTGGCGCTGGTGGGCCTGGCGGGGCTGCTCATGCTCGTCACGGTCTTCGGCAACGTGCTGGTCATCATCGCCGTCTTCACCAGCCGCGCCCTGAAGGCGCCGCAGAACCTCTTCCTGGTGTCACTGGCCTCGGCTGACATCCTGGTGGCCACCCTGGTCATCCCCTTCTCGCTGGCCAACGAGGTGATGGGCTACTGGTACTTCGGCAAGGTGTGGTGCGAGATCTACCTGGCGCTGGACGTGCTGTTCTGCACCTCGTCCATCGTGCACCTGTGCGCCATCAGCCTGGACCGCTACTGGTCCATCACGCAAGCCATCGAGTACAACCTCAAGCGCACGCCGCGCCGCATCAAGTGCATCATCGTCATCGTCTGGGTCATCTCGGCCGTCATCTCCTTCCCGCCGCTCATCTCCATCGAGAAGAAGAGCGGGCAGCAGGCCGACCAGCGGGCAGCGGGCTGCAAGATCAACGACGAGAAGTGGTACATCATCTCCTCCTGTATCGGCTCCTTCTTTGCCCCCTGCCTCATCATGATCCTGGTGTACATGCGCATCTACCAGATCGCCAAGAGCAGGACCCGCGTGCCGCCCGGGCGGCGGGGGGAGCCCTCGGAGAAGAGGCAGAACGGGCTGGCCGACAAGGAGGCGGCGCCCACCACCACCAAGCTCAACGGGGAGAAGGCGGCGGGTGGAGAGGACCAGGAGAGGGAGGTCAATGGCTTAGACATGGAGGAGACGTCCTCTTCCGAGCACCAGGAGACCCACCCGAGCAAGAAGCAGGAGAAGCCGCCGAGGGGCAAGGCCAAGACCAAGCTGAGCCAGATTAAGCCGGGGGACAACTTGCCCCAGCAGGCGGAGGAGGAGAGGAATGCCAAAGGGTCCCGCTGGCGGGGGAGGCAGAACCGGGAGAAACGCTTCACGTTCGTGCTGGCCGTGGTGATCGGGGTCTTCGTCGTCTGCTGGTTCCCCTTCTTCTTCACCTACACGCTCACGGCCGTGTGCAAGAGTTGCTCCGTGCCCGAAACCCTCTTCAAGTTCTTCTTTTGGTTCGGCTACTGCAACAGCTCCCTGAACCCCGTCATCTACACCATCTTCAACCacgacttcaggagggccttcAAAAAGATCCTCTGCAGGATAGACCGGAAAAGGATCGTGTGA